The genomic region GATCGTTTTGGACAATCCGAGTTCGGGTAAGAATGGGGTGAAGGTGTTCTTCCGAGTCAACGAGGGGGAATGGAAAGAATACCAAGGAACGATCAGCGGACTTCAGGAAGGAAAAAACGACGTCGAGTTTTATTCCGAGACGGCTTCGGGGGTTAAGGAAACCACAAGACTTATGGAAGTCGTTCAAGATACGAAAAGACCCGAGATCCGAGTGGAAATCGGCAAAGGGTTTAAGTTGGAATCCGTTTATGTGACGAGAAAGGATCAAACGTTAAAGGTGGAAATCGCCGATGCCGTTTCCGGCGTTGCCGATTCCGAATTTTATTTTTTACAGAACGGAAGAAAAACTCAGGTCAATCCGATTTCTCAAAACAAAAACGATTATACGTTTATCCTTCCGGATTCGATCGAAGACGGGAGTTTTGGAATCGACGTAAAAGCAAAGGACCAAGCGGGAAATAAAACCGAAGAAAGTTTTTTCGGAATTTTGGATTCCAATCCTCCGATTTGCAGAATCAGCCCGAGGCTTTCCACGGGAGAATTATTCCCGATCGGAACGGAGATTCAAATCCAGTGCGAGGATTTGATCTCGGGTGTGAGATCGATTCAGTTTAGTCAAAACGGAGGCGAGTTTCGAAACTACGCGGAAGGACTTGTTTTGGACGCGGGCAAACACAGTTTCGAATTTAGGGTCACCGATAAGGTCGGAAATTCTTCCTTGATCAAAGCGCAATATACGATTTTGAATCCGACTCTGGAATCCAAGGTGAAGATCAAAACACAAACTCCGTCGTCCGCTACGACGAAGTGAATTTGTGCGGCGAATTTATCTTACCAATTCGAATTCCGATTAATTTTCGGATTGAACACTGAGAACTCGTAGCTCGGACGCTTGTGTTTTGATTTTTACGATTTCTTCCTGAAGCAAACCGGAATCTTCGTTGATCTCGTTGATTTCGGTTCCAAGGTTTCCTATCGTTTGTACCATTTCTCTTTGACCGAGCATTTGTTCTTTGGTCGATCTGAGAATTTCCTCCGAAGTGGATTTGATTCGGTTCACTTCGGAAACGAATTTTTGAATGATCGATTTTTGCTCGAGATAAAATAAATTCATCTTATCGATTCGATCCACGGTTTCCAAAATTTTCAATTTTTGATTTTCGGTCATGTCTCCCGTTTCGGTGGAAGCGATTCTCGCTTCTTCGATAAACTTACGGGATTGATTGACGATCTCAGAAATCGACTTTGCGTTTCCGGAAGTAAACTCCGCGAGTTTGCTTACTTCGTTTGCGACCACCGCAAAACCTCGACCCGCAACCCCTGCCCTCGCGGCTTCGATCGAAGCGTTGAGCGCGAGAAGATTCGTTTTATCGGCGATCTCGCTCATGATCCGATTGATCTCGTCGACTCTGTTAAACGAATTCGTAATATCGACCAGATAGGATTTCGTTTTTTCCGCGGCGATCGTGACGTTCTCCATATCCGCTTTATTCTCTTTTGCAAAAATCGCAAGAGCCTCGCTTAGGGAAGCGCTGTTTTTTAAGATCTCGTCCAACTTTTCGGAACTGCCCGCGAGTTCGCCCAAACTCAGGTTCTGGGTTTCGATCGAATGCGCCGTGCTGGAAGAAGACGCGGAAAGTTCTTCGATGACGGCATTGACTTCTTCGATCGCGGCGGCTTGGGATTCCATCTTCTCGCCGGTTCGATTGATAAAGTCCGCGAACTTACGGATGGACGCTTCTAAATTCTCCGCCGAACTTTCCAAAATTTTGCGATCCTGTGTGAGTTTGTTTAAGAGAACCTGAGAATCCTGATACAATCTCGAACCTTCGTCCGTGAGTTTGCCGAATAGTTTCATCAACTGCGAAAGAATGATGCTCGCCGTAAAAACGAAAGTCACCTTCACGATCTGCACCGAAAAAATCATATGACCCGGAACCTTTCCGAGCTCCGGATTTTCGGTGAGAATCATTCCTCCCTTCCAAGCCACGAACATGGATGCGATGATTCCTAACGCGGCGAGAACTCCGATCCAAAGGACGAACCCGCGTTCTCCCAAGAAGGAAGAATAGATCATCACGTAAAAATAGATAAAGAAAATGAGCATGTTGGCGAGAATCCCGGACGAAACGGTCGGTTCGATGGAACAATCGGCCATTAAGGTTAAGGAAAGAATGTTCACATCCAAGAGAACTAACGTCTTTTGAAATCGAACCCCTACTTTTCCGGATCGATGGAGAATGAATTCCAAGATACAATAACTGGCCATCAAGGCGGTTCCCACAACGTGCGCGATCACCTGAGTCGGATGATTGGTTTTGGAAACGCTGAGTAACGTAAGAGAAAATAAGATCACCAACCCGAGCCGGATTCGATTGATAACAACGGCTCCGTCCTTCCAAATCTGATGGATGGAGGATTTTTGGGATTGGGCCGGATTCTGCATGAGAATTCTCCTGTGAAGAAGTTCATTTTGAAAGCGAGGATTAAAAAGAAAAGCAAAAACTTCAGAATTATAAAAAGCAAAAGTCTTCGATTCAGCGTAAAAGAATTCCGTCGTGGTAAGTGAGGGTCTTGAGAGATGCCTCCTAACGTAAGAATGTTTGACGTTCGTATGTTTTGTCGTATTCGAAAAGATCGATCGTGAAAAAGAAATTTCTTAGATGCACTGCATTCTCGTACATCTAAGAAACGAATTAAGTATCATTGGAATTTTGTTGAGATTTATTTTTTGGATTCTGCCACGATGGATCCGCGAACCTGCCCTTCCGTTCTATCGATTGTTTTGATGAGAATGTAGAGTTTTCCGGCGTTCAGATCCTTTTTCTGATTTACGTTTAGGTCGCAAGAACCCCAATCCTTCCACGGACTGTTTGTCGCGTTGTAAGGAGGTTTGAATGTGCAAAGAGGAGCTTCCGTTCCTTCCGTAAGAATTAAAATTTCGGTCGCGTTGCTTCCGAAGTATTCGTAGGAACCGGAGATTTTAAGTTTGCTTGTCTCGTCGTCGAGAATCGCATCCACGCTACCTCTTGCGTTCACGTTCAATTGAGCCGCATCCTTAAGGGACGCGACGAATTTGGTATTTCCTTTTCCATAAACGACAAAGGGAAGAACTAAGATACACAAGGCAAAAAGAAAGCCTTTTTTTAACATGATCCATATCCTTTTTGTATAATCCCAAAACATACTTTCCTTGTATTCAAAAGTTGGAATGTTTCAAGTGATTATTTAACGCTCATTCGGCGAGTTGTTTGCCAAAAAAATATTTATTTTAGAAATATCTTATAAGTGGCGACACTTGTGTCGTCTTTTTAAGTTATAAGTTAAGTGTTGAATTCGAAAGTGATTCTTAATTTAAAAGATGATCTTTTTTAGATCGGATTCTTTTTTCTAAAATCCATTCGTATACGCTTTGTTTGGTGTCTTTCCAGATATATTCAGAACTGTGAAAGTATTTCTTTTGGGATGGATGAAGGACGAGGTCCGTTTGATACCATTCTTCCCATTCCGAAAATAAAGGTGTTGTTTTGAATTCCGTTCCGGTTGGGACGTGTATGTAGGCTCGTTCTTTGGGGAAGAATTCTGCTGGCGCGGTGCCCTTTGTCGACTTTGAACTTGTGGAAGGGATCTCCAGTTTTTTGAGTCCCTTTGATTTTAGAAATTCATAAAATTTTCGATCGGATTTGTTTCGAATTCCGACGCTCGTAAACCAGAGTTCGAATTCGTTTTCTCCCGTTAAAGAGTTGAGGATTCGGGTCGATGCCCCCTTCTCCATTAAGAATTTTGCGAGATCATAGTTTCGATGGAAAACCGCGCGCAACAAGGGCGGTTCTGAAAAGGCAGGTCCGATTCCTTTCGGATCGTTTTGTCTATAACCGCCCCAATTCACGTTTGCTCCGAACTCTATTAGAATTTTTGCAACTTCTAAATTCTTCGCAAAAGAAATCGGCGTATGAGACGAAGTAAAAAATTCTTCTTTGGAAATATACATTCCGTCGATCGTAAGAATCGATTCTTTTGCACATCCGGTTTGTCTATGATTCGGGTCCGCTTTGTTTTCCAATAAGAATCGAACCAATTCTAAATTTCCGGTTTCGGCGGCCAGTTCCAACGGAGAATCGCAGTCGTTGCTTCGGTTCCATTCTTGGCTTTCTAAGATTCTTGCTTTAGCCTCTTCGTTTTTTTCCTTTCGGATCAGATCGTTTAAGCTCGGGGAACAGGCGAAAAGGAATCCTGCAAAACTGAAGATTCCTAAAAGTAGAATTCGATTTCTTTCCAACTCGAAAGAAAAGTTTGCGTGATAAAAATTCAAAGGGGCGGAACTTTTGAATGCGTTCGATGTCGGTTTTTGGAGAAGTCCGTTTCGATCTCGATTAAGGGAAAACCAATCCCGAAATGATTCCTTCAAATTCTTCTTTTTCAAGATCGAATCGATTCTCCAACGTATAAGTCGTAAACTGAATGGACCCTTTGCTGTTGCTCGTCACAAAACTATAAAAAATAAATTTCATTCCGCTGAACAAAGCGGCGTATTTGATCAGTTTTCCCGCTCTTCCGTTGACTTTACAATCCGTTGTTTCCACGAGATGGGCGTTCGGATCGATGGCTCTTGCGTTTACCACCAAAAGTTCCGGAAAGGATTCCATCGGAATTTCGAGACCTTCAAAAATGACCATCGCATAACCGCTTCTCTTTTTGTTTTCGAATTCGTATTCGGAAACCTTATTCGATTTTTGTGCGGCTCGGTTCCATTTTTTGGAATTGTACCAAACGCTGAATTCTCCCGATTCGCTTTTCAATTCCGTGTCTTGTTCGTCGGATTTCGTCAATACCACCATAGAAGTCGCGGGTTTTCCGGTTTTATTTTTGTCGGAGTTCGTGTCGGCGTATTTCCAAGTAAAATCGGAATTGAGAATCACCTTTCTTCCGCCTTTGGTGGTCGCTTCTTCGGAGGTAAGTTGTCCGAGCCCGAGAATAAGTACAAAAAGAAACGTTATTTTTTTCATCTTAGAAATCCGTCGTGTTTGCAAAGAATAGATTGCGATTTTTAAAGAAAACTCGCCTAAGATTATTTCCGGTTCGATTTCTGAAAATCGAAAAAGGGATCGCGCATTGGTCTTGAAACGAAAAAAGCCCGGCTTGTTTGCCGAGCTTTTTGTTAGATATTGAAAACAGAAAAAGTAGCGTGACCTAACACCCCGGATCCTCCCTTGCGAAAGGATCCGGTTTTTGTCGTGGCTCCGAAGAGCCTTTGATTCTCCTTAAAAAGGAGGTGATCCAGCCGCACCTTCCGATACGGCTACCTTGTTACGACTTCACCCCCTTCACGAGTTTCACCTTAGTAGTCTGCTTCCTTACGGTTGGCAAAGACCACTTCGGGTGCTCCCCACTCAGGTGGTGTGACGGGCGGTGTGTACAAGGTCCGGGAACGTATTCACCGCGGCATGCTGATCCGCGATTACTAGCGATTCCGACTTCATGGAGTCGAGTTGCAGACTCCAATCCGAACTGGGACCGGCTTTTTGAGATTAGCTCCCCCTCGCGAGTTGGCTACCCTTTGTACCGGCCATTGTAGCACGTGTGTTGCCCTAGACATAAAGGCCATGAGGATTTGACGTCATCCCCGCCTTCCTCCGGTTTGTCACCGGCAGTTCCTTACGAGTGCCCAACTAAATGATGGCAACATAAGGTGAGGGTTGCGCTCGTTGCGGGACTTAACCCAACATCTCACGACACGAGCTGACGACAACCATGCAGCACCTGTGAAGCGGCCCGAAGGCTCATGTATCTCTACATGATTCCACTCCATGTCAAGCCTAGGTGAGGTTTTTCGCGTATCATCGAATTAAACCACATGCTCCACCGCTTGTGCGGACCCCCGTCAATTCCTTTGAGTTTCACTCTTGCGAGCATAGTCCCCAGGCGGTCTACTTAATCCGTTAGGTTCGTTACTGAGGGTTAAAACCCCCAACAACTGGTAGACAACGTTTAGGGCGTGGATTACCGGGGTATCTAATCCCGTTCACTACCCACGCTTTCGTGCCTCAGCGTCAGTTTTAGGCCAGCAAGTCGCCTTCGCCACTGGTGTTCCTCCAGATATCTACGCATTTCACCGCTACACCTGGAATTCCACTTGCCTCTCCCAAACTCCAGACATATAGTTTCAAGTGCAGGCTGGGAGTTGAGCCCCCAGTTTTCACACCTGACTTACATGTCCGCCTACGCACCCTTTACGCCCAATGATTCCGAACAACGCTTGCACCATACGTATTACCGCGGCTGCTGGCACGTAGTTAGCCGGTGCTTTAGGCAGGTACCATCATCACATTGCTGCTTATTTTTCCCTGCTTATTGAACTTTACAATCCGAAGACCTTCATCGTTCACGCGGCGTCGCTGCTTCAGGGTTCCCCCCATTGAGCAAGATTCTTAACTGCTGCCTCCCGTAGGAGTATGGACCGTGTCTCAGTTCCATTGTGGCCGAACACCCTCTCAGGCCGGCTACCGATCGTCGCCTTGGTGAGCCATTACCTCACCAACTAGCTAATCGGACGCGGGCTCATCTCCGAGCAATAAATCTTTACCCGAAAAACCTTGTGATCTCTCGGGACTATCCAGTATTAGCTTTCCTTTCGAAAAGTTATCCCAGACTCGGAGGAAGATTACCCACGTGTTACTCACCCGTTCGCCGCTGAGTATTGCTACTCCGCTTGACTTGCATGTTTAAGACGCGCCGCCAGCGTTAGTTCTGAGCCAGGATCAAACTCTCCGTGTTGAAATCACCCTTGCGGGCAATTTTAATCATTAGAGCTTGAATTCCTTAATTCACGAAACCACTCGTAAGTAATTTCGCGGAACTAAACTGTTCTCTTTCAAACAGTTGCTGGAATTGTTTAAATTGGTGGAAAGAATCAGGTTGGATTCTCTCCGTCGAAACACTCTGTCGAGTGTCTCGGGTCACGCTACTATTTCTGTTTTCAATGAACTTGTGCTACCAACAAGCAACCTTCCCCTCTCGGGGCGTCCTCCGCGGCGCAAGATCCAAATTAATTACGTCGCACACCCGGTCAAACCATTTTTAAAAAAATTACCCGAATTATCTAAGTTTTTTATTCTTTTTAAATCCGGATTTTGATCTGAAATTCTCGACTTTTATGACCAACTTCACGTGAATTCTGAAAGAATTTAGAGTTCCATTCTCCCTTGTGATTGGATGCTCGCGAAATGATCCAATGGTTAAAGTTGTATATTATTAAAATGAAATGTTTTTAAGGAGGGTGAATATTTGATTTTTTGAATGTGGTTTGTTTTTGGAGAAACCGGCAAGTGTAAGAAGTAAGAAATGCGAATCGGAAGCGATTTGGGACAACGAACGAATCCTGAAGGCGGATGCTTTCAGGATTCGTGATTCCGTGAAGAAGTTCTTTTTGGATCTGTTTGATTCCGCGAACAAACACCTTTAAGATCCGTTGTTATACGCAGAAACGCGAATCCAGATTAAGCGTTGATTCTAAAATAAATCACGTCTCCGTCTTGGACGACGTATTCTTTTCCTTCAATTCTAAGCTTTCCTTCTTCTTTGACTTTGTTCTGGGTCCCGGCTCGGTCTAAGTCTTCGTAACTCATCACCTCCGCTCGGATAAAACCTTTTTCAAAATCGGAATGGATCACCGCCGCGGCTTTCGGTCCGGTGCTTCCAATGAGAGTGGTCCAAGCTCTTACTTCGACTTCTCCGGCGGTAAAAAAGGTGATGAGCCCCAAAAGTTTATATGCGGTTTTGATCATACGATCGAGTCCGCTTTCGGTTTCTCCGATTTCTTTGAGAAAGTCGAGTTGTTCGTTTCGATCCAACCCGGAGATTTCCTCTTCGAAACGACCGCATAGAATTACGAGTTCCGCGTTTTCTTCTTTCGCCATTTGACGGATTTGTTGAAGAAGCGGCGTATCTTTTTTCGCCGCGTCTTTATCCGCGATGTTTGCGACATACATAACGGGTTTGTATGTGATGAGCTGAAAGGACTTCGCGATTTTTTTTTCGTCTTCTTTTAAATCCGCAAGTCTGGCCGGTTTTCCCGCTTTTAAAAGATCGAGAATCTTTTCCAAAACGACCGCGATTTCCTGGGCTTCTTTGTTTCCATTCTTCGCGTTTTTTGCGACTCTTTGGTATTGTTTGTCCGCACTGTCCAAATCGGCGAAGATCAATTCCATGTTTACCACAGCCGCGTCGTCGACCGGGTTCACCTTTCCGTGAACGTGGGTTACGTTTTCGTCTTCGAAAGCGCGCACAACGTGGCAGATCGCGTCGACTTCCCGGATATGGGAAAGAAATTTATTTCCAAGTCCTTCTCCTTGGCTCGCGCCTTTTACAAGACCGGCGATGTCGACGAATTCGATGATTGCAGGAACGATCTTTTGCGGCTTTGCGATTTCGGCCAATCGATCCAGTCTGGAATCCGGAACTTCCACGATTCCTTTGTTCGGTTCGATGGTGCAGAATGGATAATTTTCCATCTGTGCGCCCGCTTTGGTAAGCGCGTTGAAAATAGTGGATTTACCTACGTTGGGAAGGCCTACGATGCCGCAATTCAGACTCATGGAGTCCAGATTTTCCGGGGTCGGTCTATGCGAAAAGTAAAATCGTCATTCCAGTTCCCAGGATTTCCCGGAACCGTCGCTGTTGAGAGAAAAACTTTCCTGCTTCAGTCGAATCAATCGATTTCCCCGAAAGAAAAAATTCAAAACGGAAACTCCGTTCGGAATTCCGGGAGATGCACAACCCGTATAATAAATTCCTTCGTTGAATTTCAGATCCTGAGGCGAATTCAAAAGCCGGATCAAAGTGGCTTCTTCCGTTTTTCCGGAAAAAGCCGAAGACCATTCTTCCGCGGTTTGATCTCCGGTTAAGAATAGAATCTTATCCGATTCCCAAGGAAACTCGATCGCGTTCGTGAGAGTGGAAAACCAAAACTTCAAAGAATCGAATTGCAATTCGAAAGAAGAAGATTCGTTTTTTTTCGGATCGGAATTTTCTTTCATCGAGTTCTTTGTTTCCGAGGAAGAATCTTTGCTCGGTTCCGTTCTCTTTGCGGATTTTTTCGCGGTGGAATTGCCTTGATTCTTTTTTGTTTTCGAGGTTTTGTTTTTCGTTTTAACGTTCTTTTTTTTAGAAGCGGCGTTTTCCGAAGATTTCTGAGGAATCGATTCTTTAGGATCGGGTTCTTTGTTTTCTACATTTGAATTCGTGGGCGTGGATTCTTTGGTTTTCGTTTTTGAATCCGTCGAAGTTGGAACCGAAGTCGACACTGGTTTAGAAACGGAAGTCGAATTCGTTTGGGTTTTGGGAGAATCCTTTGCTACATTCGCTTTTTTGGGTTTTGTTTTTTTCTTTTTCGATTTTGAAGAAGATTTTTTTGATTTCGGCGGAATGTTCGTAGGCTTGGACGTTTCAACTTTCTTTTCGGAAGCAAATGCGATCCAAGGCAAGGTCTTGTTTGCGGAAGAAGGCAAATTCTCCGTTATGTTTTTGGGAAAGATATAAAGATCGTATCCGTTTTGCGCGGCGAGATTCAGTTGTTCGCTCGGGATCTCGGAAGCAAAGGAACCGTAACCGACAAGAAATGCGGTTCCGTTTTCTTGCGCGCGTTTGTTTTTGAGTCGTTTGAAAAACAACGAAGTCGATTTGTAAAACCGGGGTTTATCCGCCTTGGAAGAAGGTTCGCAAACAAATACGACGCTTACGGGGCGGTCTCTAAGACCACCCGTTTCCGAAAATACATTCTGAAAACAGAATATACTTAGAATCAGAAGAACTGCGACGGCTTGTCTACGCGCGGATCGGAACATCGGCGATCGTTTAAAGTCCCACGGATTTCAAAAGTGATTTTTCGAACTTCAGATAATTCTTTTCTTCCTTTTCCTGAAAGAACGCATAACGCGTTTTGTATTCCGGATCTTCCGCCGCGAGAGAACTCTGCATTTCGGCGAGATGAGATTCTTCCTCTTTGAGGATCGCTTTTAAACTTACTGGAATTTTATTTTCTTCCAAAATCCGATCGTATTCTTGATACAAAAAGTCCGCTCTTTCTTCGATAAGATGGGTCACGTAAAGATAGGAAAGAAAGGATTGTCGTTTGCCTTTGATTCCGGCGGAGTTTAGGTTTTTTAAAACCATTCCGTCCAGTCTTTGAAAGTATAAAAACGCCGGAAAACCGCAGTGAAGATTCTCGGATTGATAATCGGGGCAGGAACCCGGTGAAATTCTTTCGCTCATTCTTTTGAAAAAATGCGCGTGTCTCGCTTCTTCCGATGCGTGTCTGAGAATCATTTCTCCCATTCCGAAGCCGCTTTGGGTCGCGAGAATTTTTCGGGAACCCATATGTTCCAAGAACGAAATCGTATTCAACCATCTGGAATGTTGCGCGGGATCTTGGATGATTTTTTCGAGAAAAGAACGGATCGCTTCCGTGGATACGGGAGTTTTTGTCAAAGCTACGGTCATAAGCGTATCCTTCGGGACGCGGCGAAAAAATCATCGCTTTTTAAACTTTCCGTTGGATTTTATGTAGGAAAAGAATTTTGGAATTTTAAAAATCCCATCCCACATGAACATAACTCTAACATCTCTCAGGCAGTACGGAAGTCTCATCAAGTTTTCTCATACCCTATTCGCCCTCCCGTTTGCGGGAATCGCGTTTACGCTCGCTTTCTTAAAAACATACGGAAGATCGGTTTTGGATTGGATCGTTCTTTCGATTCTCATTTTGTTATCCATGGTTCTCGCGAGATCCGCGGCCATGGGTTTTAACCGAATCGTAGACACCGACATAGACGCGAAGAACAAACGAACGCAGGACCGAGAAATTCCTGCGGGGAAGATTTCCAAAAAATCCGCGATCGGTTTCGTGGTTTTATCTTCTCTCGGATTTTTTATCGTGAGTTGGTTCATCAATCCGATGGCCTTCGGACTTTCCTTTCCGACCTTGATCATTCTTTTGGGATATTCTCTCGCAAAACGATTCACTTGGCTTTGTCATTTTATTTTGGGATTTTCCATCGGTCTTGCACCTCTGGCGACTTGGGTTGCGATTCGCGAAGAAATCGTTCTCGAGCCCTTGCTTTGGACGATCGGACTCGCTTTGAACTTGGCGGGATTCGATATTCTGTACGCGCTTCAGGATCAGGACTTCGATCGAAAGGAAGGATTGTATTCCGTTCCCGCGAAGTTCGGAAGAAAAAATTCTTTAACGATCGCGATTGTAAGTCACGTTCTTTGTATCGGTTTACTTTTTTATGCGGGAATCGTTTCCGGACTCGGTCCCGTGTTTTTGATTTTTTTGGCGATCACCGGATATCTTTTGTTCCAAGAACATAAGATCGCAAGGGCCGCTGGGGAGAATTTTTTTCCGCCCAAGTTCTATCAGATTCATTCGTATATTTCTTTGGTTCTTTTCGGCGGTTTGTTGCTCGATCGATTTTTTTACCTCGTGGTTTTAGGTTAGAATGAAACTCGTTTTAGGAATGGCGGGGGCCAGCGGTTCCATCTACGCGGAACGGTTTATAAAAGCCTTATATACTCTGGAAGGAACCACGTTTTTTATCTGCAGCTCCGCTTCTTTGCGCGTTTTCAGGGAAGAGATGGAATGTAAGGTTTCCTCTCCTCGGGAACTTTTGGATTTTATCGAAAACAAATACTCGATTCAAAATTCCAAACATACATTCGAAATCCGTAATTTTGCGGACATAGGCGCGGATATCGCGTCGGGTTCCAATCCTTGGAACGCGATGGCCGTCCTTCCGTGCTCGATGAAAACGATCGCGTCGATCAACGCTGGTTTGACGGAGAATCTGATCGAAAGGGCCGCCGACGTGACCTTAAAGGAAAGAAGAACTCTCGTCCTCGTTCCGAGGGAAGCTCCTTACAATCGGATTCATCTCAAGAACATGTTGGAACTTCACGACGCGGGTGCGACGATTCTTCCGGCTTCTCCGGGATTTTATCAAATGCCGAAGACTTTGGAGGATTTGGGCGATTTTATCAGCGAAAGAGTTTTTAGACTCTTGGGTATGGAATTGGATCTATACCCAAGATGGACTCCTCGGATTTCGGAAGACTAAAACGAATTCGTTTTAGTCGTTTTGTTAAGCGAAATACTCGATGTCGTGAATCTTCTTTTTCAGAGTGGAAGCGTCTTCGTAGTTTTCTTTGGAGATCGCGTTGAACTTCTGAAGATACAAGCCGATCAATTCTTCTCCGGTTTGTCCCGGTAAGGACAAGGCCTTTTTGAAGTTATCCAAATCGAACTCAGGATGTTTCGTGGAAAAATTCTCCACAAGCTGATCCATTTTGATCAACGAAGCTTCTCTTGCGATTCCGGTGGATCTTCTGATTTTCAGGGAAAGATTTGCGAGAGCGTCCAGATATTCCCGGACTCCGCTTTCCTCTTCCGGAAAACTGACCTGTCCTCCGCCTACTTCCCGATTTTTACAGATCTCCACGTATTTGATGACTACGCTATTGAACTGATCCATTCTTTCTTGGATGTAATCGTTGGAAGCTTCTTTAGACGCGGGCATTTCGAAATCGCGGATTTTGATCACGTCGTATTTCTCGATATTTTCGGAAATGACCTTCTTCAATTCTTCATAACTTTCCAACGACACGGGTGGAAATGTTACGACGGGAAAATTTTCGCCGATTTTTAGAAAGCTGACCACTACGTTAGACGCGATGATCTTTCCTCCGGGGCTGAGAGGGTTTTCACCAAATACGTTGCAATATACGATCAAATTGCCCGTAGGGTTTTTTTCGGATCCCTTTTCAAACTTCAAGGTTCACCTCCCATCTCTATGTACAACAGACTCCAAAGCGCGTATTATTCCCACTTTTTTATTTCTTCATTTAAGTTATCGAATATACTTTTGTAAGCTTGATACACGGGACCGTTTTTATCTTTGAGTACGACGGGTTTGCCGTCTTCGCCCGCGTTCATAATGTCCATTGTCAAAGGAATGCCACCGAGTAAGCTTGCCTCGGATGATTCGGCTAACTTCTGCCCTCCGCCCTTGCTAAATATGGCAGAAGCGTGTCCGCACTTCGGACAAATGAATTCGCTCATGTTCTCCACGATTCCAAGAATCGGAACTTTCACCTGAGAAAACATCGCGGTAGCGCGAGTCGCATCCAAGAGCGCAACGGATTGCGGAGTTGTTACGATGACCGCTCCGTTTAAGTCGATCAACTGCGCGAGAGAAAGTTGCACGTCACCGGTTCCGGGTGGAAGATCGATAAAAAGATAATCGAGTTCATCCCATACGATGTCGTATAAAAATTGTTCGACCGCTTTGCCGAGCATCGGTCCTCTCCAGACCACGGGTTGTTTTTCATCGATTAAGAACGAGAATGAAATCAGTTTGATTCCGTCCTTTTCCAAAGGATAGATCTTATCCTCTTCGGCTTTGAGAGCGACTCTTCCGTTGACTCCGAACATCTTTCCGACGGAAGGTCCGTAGATATCCGCGTCTAAAATTCCTACTTTGTAACCGAGAGAAGCCGCGGTCGCC from Leptospira kmetyi serovar Malaysia str. Bejo-Iso9 harbors:
- a CDS encoding OmpL47-type beta-barrel domain-containing protein, translating into MRILKYLWIVFILISFGIAFAQERKELELKWKADPASQSYRVEFSNTSDFQIVLRTVSVNDRTIRFFPESNERYIRVVGIGRKESRGEPSEAILIDSLRPFVKLERKAPSQDKAIILSPTQNEKIVLDNPSSGKNGVKVFFRVNEGEWKEYQGTISGLQEGKNDVEFYSETASGVKETTRLMEVVQDTKRPEIRVEIGKGFKLESVYVTRKDQTLKVEIADAVSGVADSEFYFLQNGRKTQVNPISQNKNDYTFILPDSIEDGSFGIDVKAKDQAGNKTEESFFGILDSNPPICRISPRLSTGELFPIGTEIQIQCEDLISGVRSIQFSQNGGEFRNYAEGLVLDAGKHSFEFRVTDKVGNSSLIKAQYTILNPTLESKVKIKTQTPSSATTK
- a CDS encoding methyl-accepting chemotaxis protein, yielding MQNPAQSQKSSIHQIWKDGAVVINRIRLGLVILFSLTLLSVSKTNHPTQVIAHVVGTALMASYCILEFILHRSGKVGVRFQKTLVLLDVNILSLTLMADCSIEPTVSSGILANMLIFFIYFYVMIYSSFLGERGFVLWIGVLAALGIIASMFVAWKGGMILTENPELGKVPGHMIFSVQIVKVTFVFTASIILSQLMKLFGKLTDEGSRLYQDSQVLLNKLTQDRKILESSAENLEASIRKFADFINRTGEKMESQAAAIEEVNAVIEELSASSSSTAHSIETQNLSLGELAGSSEKLDEILKNSASLSEALAIFAKENKADMENVTIAAEKTKSYLVDITNSFNRVDEINRIMSEIADKTNLLALNASIEAARAGVAGRGFAVVANEVSKLAEFTSGNAKSISEIVNQSRKFIEEARIASTETGDMTENQKLKILETVDRIDKMNLFYLEQKSIIQKFVSEVNRIKSTSEEILRSTKEQMLGQREMVQTIGNLGTEINEINEDSGLLQEEIVKIKTQASELRVLSVQSEN
- a CDS encoding CHRD domain-containing protein, translated to MLKKGFLFALCILVLPFVVYGKGNTKFVASLKDAAQLNVNARGSVDAILDDETSKLKISGSYEYFGSNATEILILTEGTEAPLCTFKPPYNATNSPWKDWGSCDLNVNQKKDLNAGKLYILIKTIDRTEGQVRGSIVAESKK
- a CDS encoding ankyrin repeat domain-containing protein: MKKKNLKESFRDWFSLNRDRNGLLQKPTSNAFKSSAPLNFYHANFSFELERNRILLLGIFSFAGFLFACSPSLNDLIRKEKNEEAKARILESQEWNRSNDCDSPLELAAETGNLELVRFLLENKADPNHRQTGCAKESILTIDGMYISKEEFFTSSHTPISFAKNLEVAKILIEFGANVNWGGYRQNDPKGIGPAFSEPPLLRAVFHRNYDLAKFLMEKGASTRILNSLTGENEFELWFTSVGIRNKSDRKFYEFLKSKGLKKLEIPSTSSKSTKGTAPAEFFPKERAYIHVPTGTEFKTTPLFSEWEEWYQTDLVLHPSQKKYFHSSEYIWKDTKQSVYEWILEKRIRSKKDHLLN
- a CDS encoding DUF3157 family protein yields the protein MKKITFLFVLILGLGQLTSEEATTKGGRKVILNSDFTWKYADTNSDKNKTGKPATSMVVLTKSDEQDTELKSESGEFSVWYNSKKWNRAAQKSNKVSEYEFENKKRSGYAMVIFEGLEIPMESFPELLVVNARAIDPNAHLVETTDCKVNGRAGKLIKYAALFSGMKFIFYSFVTSNSKGSIQFTTYTLENRFDLEKEEFEGIISGLVFP
- the ychF gene encoding redox-regulated ATPase YchF, which encodes MSLNCGIVGLPNVGKSTIFNALTKAGAQMENYPFCTIEPNKGIVEVPDSRLDRLAEIAKPQKIVPAIIEFVDIAGLVKGASQGEGLGNKFLSHIREVDAICHVVRAFEDENVTHVHGKVNPVDDAAVVNMELIFADLDSADKQYQRVAKNAKNGNKEAQEIAVVLEKILDLLKAGKPARLADLKEDEKKIAKSFQLITYKPVMYVANIADKDAAKKDTPLLQQIRQMAKEENAELVILCGRFEEEISGLDRNEQLDFLKEIGETESGLDRMIKTAYKLLGLITFFTAGEVEVRAWTTLIGSTGPKAAAVIHSDFEKGFIRAEVMSYEDLDRAGTQNKVKEEGKLRIEGKEYVVQDGDVIYFRINA